AATACAATACGATGGCGTTCAAAAAGTCTTGTCATGGCCTGAATGATGCGTTCACTCATGCTGAAAAAATCCTCCGAAAAGATAGTTTATGCTTGTCCAGAACTCAGCAAACTGCCCTGATTGATCTTTAAAAAGATAATCGGATATGAACTTTTCAAATTCTTCTGATGGTATTTGATCATCCAGAAAAGGCTCAATGGCCGCAGCCCTTAATGCATTCAGCTTCCCTATGCTCAGCCCCAGTTTTTCTATGGTTTTAAATGCGGCCATATCTTTATCATCGGCGGGCATGATGGAGCCGTCACCGGTAAAAACAAAACGGCTTTCACAGTCGGGATCTAAAGGTGAAATAAGAAGATCAGGATCATACCAGTTGTCTTTCAGGTTGCCACAGTGACGGGGTTCCCCTTCTTTTATTTGAACCTGACAGGAACACAGCAGATTGCCATAATCAAGGGGATCAACAGCAGGATTGCTCTGGGGCATGAAATGTTCGATGTGAGAATCCTTATCCTTCAGCCTCCGCTCACAGTAACAGCAGATATACCCCTGTTCCGCCATTAAAGCTATTTTTAGCTTTTTCTTAGGCTCTCCACTCAAGTTTTTATATGTTGGCTGCCAATTTTCGTTGGCTAAAGCTTTCCAGTCAGAAAACCCGGCGGGTTCTTTTTGTTTCTTGATAAATTTCATTTGCCGATCAACTCCTTACGCCTGATCAGCACATTTGCCTTGACCAGTTCAGGATCTGCACCAATCTCCTCTTCCAGCTTTTGAATTAAGTCTTTTGCTTCTGCAAATTCATTTTTATCTATTTTGATATAAATTTTTCGCAGGGCTTTTTTTACAAGATCAGGACGGGTGGTTTCCAGCCCCATAAGATCTTCAAGAATTCGCTCTGCGGTCTTGCCGTATGATTCCGATGGCTGAAGAGTTTCCATTCCGACCTCACCCATGCGAAGAAGGAAAAGATTATCCGGCTGCACATGGGTGATGACATGGGGCGAATGGGTGGAAATCAGAAACTGGCATCCGGGAAAAACTTCTGTCAATTTCGGAATAACCATCCTTTGCCATCTGGGATGAAGATGCAGTTCAATTTCATCAATCAGAAAGACACCTTCTCCTTCAAGGGGATTGTCCCGCAAAGGATTTGCAATGGCCATCCTCCGTGCCATGTCCCCCACCATGGCCATCAGACATTTTTCACCGTCTGAAAGCTGATTAACACTGAGAATCTCTCCGTTTTTTTCAACTTCCATACGCAGAGGATTTCTGCGGACCGTTAAATTTTTAAAATCCGGCATAAAGAGCGTAAGGGCCTTACGCACGGCCTCAAGCTGAGGATCTGGAAAGTGATAGCCTTCCGGTTTTATAAGGTCTTCAGCATACCTCCGGTTTTCATTCTCAAGGTCTTCCCGCTCCCTGAACCATTCAAAAAAAGTTCTGAAATTAGCCCCGCTGGTCAATGATTCATCATAGGCTGACAAAAGATCAAAGCGGTGCTTATCCCGGATACGCAGAGGAATATCCAGCACAGCACGGTTCACCGGGTAGTATGCAAAAAGGGGAATATTTGTTTGTCCGCTGGTTTGGGATATTTCAGATTGAATCTGGCGGGCAACTTCAGAAGCAGAAATTAAACCAGAAACCGGCTCCTTTTTTTTATGGCCTTTTCTGGTTCTGGCGATATTCCACCCAGAATAACTGCCCTTCAGATTCAGGGTAAGATCCAGATTTGCCGATGGTTTTCCATTCCTGATATCATTTTCAGTGATGGGCCTTCCCGAAGAACCACTATGCCTGATCCGGTTGACAAGCCATGATAAAAGGATTGCTGAAGCATCCAGAATGGTGGACTTGCCCGCACCATTCATCCCCACAAAGACATTCAGGTGCTTATCCAGAGAAAGGGACAAATGCTGCGCTCCACGAAAATTTTCAAGAAGAAGCTTTTGAATATGCATATCAATCCCCCTTTGTGTCCAGTCCCGGAATTTTTTTCAGGGCTGCACCGAACCTGGGATAATTGACCTTAACGCCGTCATCCAGATCAATTTTTATCTGCTGGGTTGCCAGAGGATAAAGGATGTCCCGCTCATAGGCTTCAAGCTCTGAAATCATCTTTGCTGTTTTTGCAATTTCCTTCAAAGCCTTTGTTTTTTCTGCCTGAGGGGTATCTGAACGGATACTGATGGCCTCAAGGTGTTTTTTTTGAGCATCAAGTTTGGTGCGAAACTCCCTCAGGTACTCATTCAGAACAATGCTGACCGTATCATGGCGATAGCGGTGCATGTAAATCAGGGCATTGAAGCTCCCTTTGGGGCTGGAAAAGAGCCAGTAGATGGGGCGTTTTTTGTAGCGTTTTACATGGTCGGCGTAGAAATCCCTGAGGAAGTATTTGCGGATGTCTTTACCAAGGGCCTTTTCCACAAACCTAAGGTTTTCTTCGTAGTGTTCTTCCCCAAAGGCCACCTGTATAAATTTTTTAAATCTGTCCACAATATCATCGGTAAACCAGTTTCCGTCCAGCATGGGAATAACATTGTCGTCATCGGCCGGGAAAGAAGGCTGAACCACGAATGAACACAAATCAACACCAATATTCTTTTTATCTTTTCCTTCGTGTTCATTTGTGTCTATTTGTGGTTCCTGTAGTTTTCTGTAGTAATCCTCGATGGTCTCGCCCTGATTGGCCAGAATCAGCCCCGGTTTTTCAAGGGCATAGCGACCGAACATGCAGCCGACGGCATAGGAAATCAGCTCTTTCATGGTGTCGGCAAGGAGTTGCTTTTCCAGCTCATGGTCAATGGGAAAATCTTTTTTAACCACAGAATACACAGAACACACGGAAGGAAAATCTTTGTTCTGTTCTTTTTCTGTGTGTTCAGTGTTTTCCGTGGTTTGTTTTCTGTTGTAACGGTAGTAGGGGTTGCAGGTCAGGGTGATTTCATTGAGCGGCACCTCGGGTGTCAGCTCATCCTGAAGACCGTAGGCTTCTATGAAGATGCGGTTGTTCTCTTCCTCCAGCCGCTGCATTTCAAGGGTCATTTCTTTCCAGTGGGAGCGGAGCTTCTGGTAGCTGGCCTTGATGGTTGACTGGCGGTAGTCGGGGTGGAAAAGGGGGAGGATGGTGAAGTCCCAGGAGGTTTCGTAAGAGTTCCAGTCGGCTTTTGAAACAGTAACACAATGTCTTACAGTTCTATTAATCTCACCTTTTCTACTATTTATGTCATATAATAAAGGTAAACACCGTACTTCTCCAACATTCATATTAAGAGTTGGATTAATGACCTTTAATAACTTTGTCACATATTTGGTATTTAAAAAGCCAAGGCATTTTTCAATATTCTTTTCATCATGAAAAAATAGAGAAGGAGCAGCGAGGTTAAAAATTTGATTAGCTTCTAAAGTCCTAAAAGATGATTCATTACTTGTAATAAGAGTCCACGATATCCCTCTTTTTCCCCACAAATATTCAGGTAATATCCGCGCAACATGATCTTTTTGATAGTGTTTTCTGGCAGTCTCTGACCAATCAATTACCCAATCAACATTTCCAAACCATTTCCTGTAAGGACCTCCTTTAGGATGTTGCCACCACTTAGCGTTTGGCCCAACTGTCGATGATGCAACCTCCCAACTTTGACGAAGATATTTATCATTATCTCCAGTTTTTGTCTGACCATCTGAAATTGTCAAATCGTGAATAGTTTCTGAAGCTACTTTAAATGGATTAACAAAAATTTCACTTACCCAATAAGCAATAGGACTGCTTGGTATTACCTTGAATTTTTCAGCAGAAGCACGGAAAAACCAGCCGCATTCCGGGTTTTGAATTGCCTCCATAGTTTTAGGCCCCTGATTTTCTGAGCCTCTAAAATCCGATAGACGCACATAGCCGCCCTTGAAATCAGGTTGATGTTCATTTTCTATGGTAAAGGTACAAATCGGCACAGTAGCACCATCAAAACCTGAATACTCAAGCTGCACCAGTGATGTAATGGTTTTTTGGCTAATCAGAAAATTGCGGAGTTTTTCATAGGATGAAATAAACATCCACACAAAGGGGGTCATAAATCCAAGCTGCCCTTTAGGGAGAGCCAGTTCTGTATTTCGTACCATGAAAGCAGAAAACAAATCTGATTTTACATCTCCATAATTATCCTTCAGCCATGCACCCAGCCTGCCATTCATCCCCTTGCCCCCCATATAGGGCGGGTTGGCAATGACAACATGATATTTCTGGCTGAGATAGTCGGCCTGATTCAGGGCTTTTTTGCATTGATGCACCAGTTCACGGAAGCCGAAGCCGGGTGCTCTGACCGACTCATTGTAGGCCATCAAGGCATCCACAGCTTTTTGTATCTGGTCCGGGGGAAGCTGAGTCCGCAGCAGGGAACCAAAATTGTCTGCCTCGGAAAACAGGGTCAGATCGT
This window of the Desulfobotulus mexicanus genome carries:
- a CDS encoding AAA family ATPase produces the protein MHIQKLLLENFRGAQHLSLSLDKHLNVFVGMNGAGKSTILDASAILLSWLVNRIRHSGSSGRPITENDIRNGKPSANLDLTLNLKGSYSGWNIARTRKGHKKKEPVSGLISASEVARQIQSEISQTSGQTNIPLFAYYPVNRAVLDIPLRIRDKHRFDLLSAYDESLTSGANFRTFFEWFREREDLENENRRYAEDLIKPEGYHFPDPQLEAVRKALTLFMPDFKNLTVRRNPLRMEVEKNGEILSVNQLSDGEKCLMAMVGDMARRMAIANPLRDNPLEGEGVFLIDEIELHLHPRWQRMVIPKLTEVFPGCQFLISTHSPHVITHVQPDNLFLLRMGEVGMETLQPSESYGKTAERILEDLMGLETTRPDLVKKALRKIYIKIDKNEFAEAKDLIQKLEEEIGADPELVKANVLIRRKELIGK
- the pglX gene encoding BREX-1 system adenine-specific DNA-methyltransferase PglX, which codes for MDTSKLKKFAQSARRTLMGEVASKINQVLAEGSAARRENPEAVRTLQEAIKEQGREQVEERVAYTWFNRFCALRFMDVNHYSHIRIVSPADGQHQPEILAEAKMGHMDEDLIPEKIRVQISDLLNGRAVSPDPQGEAYRMMVVAVCNYWNASMPFMFQRINDYTELLMPDALLAENSILHQTREALTPEICEDVEVIGWLYQFYISEKKDQVFEGLKKNKKITPENIPAATQLFTPHWIVKYLVENSLGRLWMLNRPDSRLVEKMAYYIKETVGSGEWEVESENSSSRTFLKISSPEEIKICDPACGSGHMLTYAFDLLYAIYEEEGYEPSRIPGLILSNNLYGIEIDERAGNLASFALTMKARSHYRRFFKNIVSPNICVLENVDLSLEKRTTNEHEWTQILNAMCSAGVDQEALTHDLTLFSEADNFGSLLRTQLPPDQIQKAVDALMAYNESVRAPGFGFRELVHQCKKALNQADYLSQKYHVVIANPPYMGGKGMNGRLGAWLKDNYGDVKSDLFSAFMVRNTELALPKGQLGFMTPFVWMFISSYEKLRNFLISQKTITSLVQLEYSGFDGATVPICTFTIENEHQPDFKGGYVRLSDFRGSENQGPKTMEAIQNPECGWFFRASAEKFKVIPSSPIAYWVSEIFVNPFKVASETIHDLTISDGQTKTGDNDKYLRQSWEVASSTVGPNAKWWQHPKGGPYRKWFGNVDWVIDWSETARKHYQKDHVARILPEYLWGKRGISWTLITSNESSFRTLEANQIFNLAAPSLFFHDEKNIEKCLGFLNTKYVTKLLKVINPTLNMNVGEVRCLPLLYDINSRKGEINRTVRHCVTVSKADWNSYETSWDFTILPLFHPDYRQSTIKASYQKLRSHWKEMTLEMQRLEEENNRIFIEAYGLQDELTPEVPLNEITLTCNPYYRYNRKQTTENTEHTEKEQNKDFPSVCSVYSVVKKDFPIDHELEKQLLADTMKELISYAVGCMFGRYALEKPGLILANQGETIEDYYRKLQEPQIDTNEHEGKDKKNIGVDLCSFVVQPSFPADDDNVIPMLDGNWFTDDIVDRFKKFIQVAFGEEHYEENLRFVEKALGKDIRKYFLRDFYADHVKRYKKRPIYWLFSSPKGSFNALIYMHRYRHDTVSIVLNEYLREFRTKLDAQKKHLEAISIRSDTPQAEKTKALKEIAKTAKMISELEAYERDILYPLATQQIKIDLDDGVKVNYPRFGAALKKIPGLDTKGD
- a CDS encoding retron system putative HNH endonuclease — translated: MKFIKKQKEPAGFSDWKALANENWQPTYKNLSGEPKKKLKIALMAEQGYICCYCERRLKDKDSHIEHFMPQSNPAVDPLDYGNLLCSCQVQIKEGEPRHCGNLKDNWYDPDLLISPLDPDCESRFVFTGDGSIMPADDKDMAAFKTIEKLGLSIGKLNALRAAAIEPFLDDQIPSEEFEKFISDYLFKDQSGQFAEFWTSINYLFGGFFQHE